One Shewanella sp. MR-4 DNA window includes the following coding sequences:
- a CDS encoding type II secretion system protein M produces the protein MDNLRTWWQGLASREQQIVGFGAVFLVIGVFYWGIWTPIANAEANALRNLTAQQQTLTYVKQTANKIAGLKQSGAKPTMSGSLSSVVNQTAGTYGLVITRMQPQGDKIQVWMDDVPFDALLNYLSDLVQKKGLSLESVDLAEADAAGYVKVRRIQLAQ, from the coding sequence ATGGATAATTTGCGGACTTGGTGGCAAGGGCTTGCATCGCGCGAGCAGCAAATCGTCGGCTTCGGCGCCGTTTTCTTAGTGATCGGCGTGTTTTACTGGGGCATCTGGACACCCATTGCCAATGCCGAAGCCAATGCTCTGCGCAACCTAACGGCGCAGCAGCAGACACTGACCTATGTAAAGCAAACGGCGAATAAAATCGCTGGCTTAAAACAAAGCGGCGCTAAACCGACAATGTCAGGCAGCTTAAGCTCGGTCGTTAACCAAACAGCGGGTACTTACGGATTAGTGATCACTCGTATGCAGCCTCAGGGCGATAAAATCCAAGTGTGGATGGATGATGTGCCATTCGATGCCTTACTCAATTATTTGAGTGACTTAGTGCAGAAAAAAGGCCTATCACTTGAGAGTGTTGATTTGGCAGAGGCCGACGCGGCTGGCTATGTCAAAGTAAGACGTATCCAACTAGCGCAATAG